Proteins from a genomic interval of Vicinamibacterales bacterium:
- a CDS encoding M55 family metallopeptidase yields MSTVVLFVSFVVVLDASAQGKKVYISVDMEGISGVVGDDQTSAGGAEYNRSRKLMSEDANAAIRGAFEGGATEVVVNDSHGSQRNLLPEDLDPRARLISHSFKRHGMVEGLDETFDAVIFVGYHAKADSPRGLFAHTGSGVVKDVQVNGKSAGEGGLNTLMAQWYGVPVVMITGDDVAVEQQKEWTPGIRGVVVKRAINMRAVEGKSPAEARREIQAAAKDGVSGSRKVARERLATYKVRMQLRNFTIPEVATAFREIQLVAPDTVEFTRESMPDAYRIIRVLYRFINPD; encoded by the coding sequence GTGTCCACCGTGGTTCTCTTCGTGTCCTTCGTGGTTGTTCTTGACGCCTCCGCGCAGGGCAAGAAGGTCTACATCTCCGTGGACATGGAAGGCATCAGCGGTGTCGTCGGCGACGACCAGACCAGCGCCGGCGGCGCGGAGTACAACCGCTCGCGCAAGCTGATGTCTGAAGACGCCAACGCCGCCATCCGCGGCGCGTTCGAGGGCGGCGCCACCGAAGTGGTGGTCAACGACTCGCATGGCAGCCAGCGCAACCTGCTGCCCGAAGACCTCGATCCTCGCGCCCGCCTGATCAGCCACAGCTTCAAGCGCCACGGCATGGTGGAAGGTCTCGACGAAACGTTCGACGCCGTCATCTTTGTTGGCTACCACGCCAAGGCCGACTCGCCGCGCGGCCTCTTCGCGCACACCGGCTCCGGCGTCGTGAAAGACGTGCAGGTGAACGGCAAGTCAGCCGGCGAAGGCGGGCTGAACACGCTGATGGCGCAGTGGTACGGCGTGCCCGTGGTGATGATTACCGGCGACGACGTGGCGGTGGAGCAGCAGAAGGAGTGGACGCCCGGCATCCGCGGCGTGGTGGTCAAGCGGGCGATCAACATGCGCGCGGTCGAGGGCAAGTCGCCGGCGGAAGCGCGGCGCGAGATCCAGGCCGCGGCAAAAGACGGCGTGTCGGGTTCCCGCAAGGTGGCGCGCGAACGGCTGGCCACCTACAAGGTGCGCATGCAGCTCCGCAACTTCACCATTCCGGAAGTCGCCACCGCGTTCCGCGAGATCCAGCTCGTGGCGCCCGACACGGTGGAGTTCACGCGCGAGTCGATGCCCGACGCCTACCGCATCATCCGCGTCCTCTACCGCTTCATCAATCCGGACTGA
- a CDS encoding NUDIX hydrolase: MTQIAQTSGQPIPARPASTVIVLRDGEPFELLLVRRNDQVAFMAGSYVFPGGRVDDADRPAPGAPLVPATFADLSDEEEATYRQAAVRELMEEANVSVSPADLAPLAHWVTPEIEIRRYDTRFFLARMPEGQFPRHDNSEMTALEWMSPRHAIAKFERRELLLPPPTWTTIRQLEKLASIDEVFAWARARKIARVMPGVVKDETVTMLTLPGDPLFPTIPDWDVPEETRFVLEEGARWQPLKP; encoded by the coding sequence ATGACACAGATTGCACAGACTTCAGGACAGCCAATTCCCGCCCGGCCCGCCTCCACGGTGATCGTGCTCCGCGACGGCGAGCCGTTCGAGCTACTGCTGGTCCGCCGCAACGACCAGGTCGCCTTCATGGCCGGCTCCTACGTGTTTCCGGGCGGGCGCGTTGATGACGCGGACCGCCCCGCCCCCGGGGCGCCGCTCGTGCCGGCCACGTTCGCGGACCTCAGCGACGAGGAGGAAGCCACCTACCGGCAGGCCGCCGTCCGCGAGTTGATGGAGGAGGCCAACGTCAGCGTGAGCCCCGCCGACCTCGCGCCCCTGGCACACTGGGTCACGCCGGAGATCGAGATTCGCCGCTACGACACGCGCTTTTTCCTGGCGCGCATGCCGGAGGGCCAGTTCCCGCGCCATGACAACAGCGAGATGACGGCGCTCGAGTGGATGTCGCCGCGCCACGCGATTGCGAAGTTCGAGCGGCGCGAGCTGCTGCTGCCGCCGCCGACGTGGACCACGATTCGCCAGTTGGAGAAGCTGGCGTCGATCGACGAGGTCTTCGCGTGGGCGCGGGCGCGGAAGATCGCGCGCGTGATGCCGGGCGTCGTCAAAGACGAGACGGTGACCATGCTGACGCTGCCGGGCGATCCGCTGTTCCCGACTATTCCCGATTGGGACGTGCCGGAAGAGACCCGGTTCGTGCTCGAAGAAGGCGCCCGCTGGCAGCCGCTCAAACCCTGA
- a CDS encoding enoyl-CoA hydratase/isomerase family protein has translation MIEREDLGGIRILRLAHGKVSAMDIELGEAFIAELQAAADPSVRAMVITGTGSSFSAGVDLFRLVKDGPAYGQRFLPRLDTMLRDALTFPKPLVAAVNGHAIAGGCILAATCDRRIMADGAGRIGIPELAVGVPFPALPLQIMAARVPDGALRDLVFSGRTVQVDEALALGLIDEKCGADALLDRAIAVATRLAAIPAGAFALTKEAFTTPILEGTARHAGLNARVVEAWLQPHTYDTIRAYLERTVGKK, from the coding sequence ATGATCGAACGGGAGGATCTCGGCGGCATTCGCATCCTGCGCCTGGCGCATGGCAAGGTCAGCGCCATGGACATCGAGCTGGGTGAGGCGTTCATCGCCGAGCTCCAGGCCGCCGCCGACCCGTCGGTGCGGGCGATGGTGATCACCGGGACCGGCTCGTCGTTTTCCGCCGGCGTTGACCTGTTCCGCCTGGTCAAGGACGGTCCCGCGTACGGCCAGCGCTTTCTTCCCCGGCTCGACACCATGTTGCGCGACGCGCTGACGTTCCCCAAGCCGCTGGTCGCGGCGGTGAACGGGCACGCCATTGCCGGCGGATGCATCCTGGCGGCGACCTGCGATCGCCGCATCATGGCGGATGGCGCCGGCCGCATCGGCATTCCCGAGTTGGCGGTCGGCGTGCCCTTCCCGGCGCTGCCGCTGCAGATCATGGCGGCCCGGGTGCCCGATGGCGCGCTACGGGATCTGGTGTTCAGCGGCCGGACCGTCCAGGTGGACGAGGCACTGGCGTTGGGATTGATCGACGAGAAGTGCGGTGCCGACGCGTTGCTCGACCGCGCGATCGCCGTGGCCACGCGGCTGGCGGCGATCCCGGCGGGCGCGTTCGCGCTCACCAAGGAGGCGTTCACCACGCCGATTCTCGAAGGCACCGCCCGCCACGCCGGCCTCAACGCCCGCGTCGTGGAGGCGTGGCTGCAGCCGCACACCTACGACACCATCCGCGCGTATCTGGAGCGGACCGTCGGCAAGAAATAA
- a CDS encoding methyltransferase domain-containing protein: MKSRAETERAEAHRQYNEAFDLVDRARQKSPEWPEAPPRYDEEKLHVVNTQWDILPDGSVKRPDGLKGPIFDAVWPILEPILRQQREFNSNVVNHLNRNIEAHRQANDAIAQIVPGLREGFNGLCLFEHLTVHFLQTITPFVDTRNRAIADAVDELRNVAEVAQRAAAMARREIERLGSSAPAPSNLSEPVRTVQNLSEPSVDAFKYVGFEDRFRGSEDEIRSRLADYVPYFAGASDVLDVGCGRGEFLDLMKQAGVSARGLDLNPEMVEVCRARGLDATAGDALRYLTGLPDESLGGLLAIQVVEHLEPAYLQKFLQTAFYKMRPGGIMVLETINPACWVAFFESYIRDLTHVRPIHPETLQYLLHASGFSSANIVYRAPIAEEARLQKVTPGVERFAEGVKADRVDELVTAFNRNMDRLNSHMFTFQDYAAVAKRP, encoded by the coding sequence TTGAAAAGCCGCGCCGAAACCGAGCGCGCGGAAGCCCATCGTCAATACAACGAGGCCTTCGATCTCGTGGACCGCGCCCGGCAGAAGTCGCCGGAATGGCCCGAGGCGCCGCCGCGCTACGACGAAGAGAAGCTGCACGTCGTCAACACGCAGTGGGACATCCTGCCCGACGGCTCGGTCAAGCGGCCTGACGGGCTGAAAGGCCCGATCTTCGACGCCGTGTGGCCGATCCTCGAGCCGATCCTCAGGCAACAACGCGAGTTCAACTCGAACGTCGTCAATCACCTGAACCGCAACATCGAGGCGCACCGCCAGGCCAACGACGCGATCGCGCAGATCGTCCCCGGCCTGCGCGAGGGCTTCAACGGGCTGTGCCTGTTCGAGCACCTCACGGTCCACTTCCTGCAGACCATCACGCCGTTCGTGGACACGCGCAATCGCGCGATCGCCGACGCGGTGGACGAACTGCGGAATGTCGCCGAGGTGGCGCAACGCGCGGCGGCCATGGCGCGGCGCGAGATCGAGCGGCTGGGCAGCAGCGCACCGGCTCCGTCGAACCTCTCTGAACCCGTCAGAACCGTTCAGAACCTCTCTGAACCGTCCGTTGACGCCTTCAAATACGTCGGCTTCGAAGATCGCTTCCGCGGCTCCGAGGACGAGATCCGCTCACGCCTTGCCGACTACGTGCCGTACTTCGCCGGGGCGTCCGACGTGCTCGATGTCGGATGCGGCCGGGGCGAGTTTCTCGATCTGATGAAGCAGGCCGGCGTGTCGGCGCGGGGCCTCGACCTCAACCCCGAGATGGTGGAAGTCTGCAGGGCGCGTGGGCTCGACGCCACGGCCGGCGACGCGCTCCGTTACCTGACCGGACTGCCTGACGAATCACTCGGCGGCCTGCTCGCCATCCAGGTGGTGGAGCATCTCGAGCCGGCGTACCTGCAGAAGTTCCTGCAGACGGCGTTCTACAAGATGCGGCCGGGCGGGATCATGGTGCTCGAGACCATCAATCCGGCGTGCTGGGTGGCGTTCTTCGAGAGCTACATCCGCGACCTCACGCACGTGCGCCCGATCCATCCCGAAACGCTGCAGTATCTGCTGCACGCCAGCGGCTTCAGCTCCGCGAACATCGTCTATCGGGCGCCGATCGCGGAAGAGGCGCGGCTGCAGAAGGTGACGCCGGGCGTCGAGCGGTTTGCGGAGGGCGTGAAGGCGGACCGCGTCGATGAGCTGGTGACGGCCTTCAACCGGAACATGGATCGGCTGAACAGCCACATGTTTACCTTCCAGGACTACGCCGCGGTCGCCAAGCGTCCGTAA
- a CDS encoding O-antigen ligase family protein, producing MNQLTKGVVIASTLAAAFVQLYLSTRLIYPQLIVATAAVFVVVAIVGAWRPGPATAVLLAASYLAPAAYVVWPGFENYGFEILWSLPLLGLAVSGRDAWRWHLPARWRWPLVSWALVVAASWPFVFLREVDFYPGILPLSGVANTSIGITPWDAVTAVTYWTLVHNIGLLWFDRLFAWYANGPAVRLDAFRSAVLLPAGLAIAVACLVGGYQGFVDLRFLNPHLWPHMGRASGTLGDANTFGMIAAFWGPAAVVLARRWPAPWSIVAGVGGVALAMMGVLTSGSRTALIAISIGFAAIVLGSVMTWRRADSVSRPSIKRLAPVVAGVLVLAAVVLLVARGSSITSVVGRGSLRYIGLGEISLSQSARELLWDRFGYGPAAILMLEEHPVAGVGVGSFHTLVHDFAKAASGKDIVPDNAQSWYRHHLAELGLLGSLPWLAWCVVFAFTLFSPATGTGDRFSVGVLRGALVAFGAISLLGMPGQSLPVVLTFWTFAFWFACIKGVPSSPSTPWSTVGWSAALVVVILHAAVTFADARGDLRPRNRSMRFGWEYQYGLGNVEFGADGKPERRTSRDYRSLAVNPVQGKVLKFVAWIDHPDGDEHPVHVRVWADSRLVQETDLKRSAAIFLDIPATPGRTHMVIETEISRLWRPKDLGRNDPRTLGLSIRDWVWE from the coding sequence ATGAATCAGCTCACCAAGGGCGTGGTGATCGCCTCGACGCTGGCCGCGGCGTTCGTCCAGTTGTACCTGTCGACACGGCTCATCTATCCGCAACTCATCGTCGCCACCGCCGCCGTGTTTGTCGTCGTCGCCATCGTGGGCGCCTGGCGGCCCGGTCCCGCCACCGCCGTCCTGCTCGCGGCGTCGTACCTGGCTCCGGCGGCGTACGTGGTGTGGCCCGGGTTCGAGAACTACGGTTTCGAGATCCTGTGGTCGTTGCCGCTGCTCGGGCTGGCAGTGTCGGGCCGCGATGCGTGGCGCTGGCACCTGCCGGCGCGGTGGCGGTGGCCCCTCGTGTCGTGGGCGCTGGTGGTGGCCGCCTCGTGGCCTTTCGTGTTCCTGCGCGAGGTGGACTTCTACCCGGGCATCCTGCCGTTGTCAGGCGTGGCCAACACCAGCATCGGCATCACGCCGTGGGATGCCGTGACGGCGGTGACCTACTGGACGCTGGTCCATAACATCGGGCTACTGTGGTTCGATCGGCTGTTCGCGTGGTACGCGAACGGCCCCGCAGTCCGGCTGGACGCGTTTCGCTCGGCGGTGCTGCTCCCGGCCGGCCTTGCCATCGCGGTGGCGTGCCTGGTCGGAGGCTACCAGGGCTTCGTGGACCTGCGGTTCCTCAATCCCCACTTGTGGCCCCACATGGGCCGTGCCTCAGGCACGCTGGGCGACGCCAACACCTTCGGCATGATCGCCGCGTTCTGGGGCCCGGCGGCGGTCGTGCTCGCGCGCCGTTGGCCGGCACCATGGTCGATTGTCGCCGGCGTGGGCGGCGTCGCGCTGGCGATGATGGGCGTGCTGACCTCCGGATCGCGCACCGCGCTGATCGCCATCAGCATCGGCTTTGCGGCGATTGTCCTTGGAAGCGTGATGACCTGGCGCCGCGCCGATTCGGTGTCGCGGCCCTCCATCAAGCGGCTGGCGCCGGTGGTGGCAGGCGTGCTCGTGCTCGCCGCGGTGGTGCTGCTGGTGGCGCGCGGATCATCCATCACGAGCGTGGTCGGGCGCGGGAGCCTCCGCTACATCGGACTTGGCGAGATCTCACTGAGCCAGTCGGCGCGCGAACTGCTGTGGGACCGATTTGGCTACGGGCCCGCCGCCATCCTGATGCTGGAGGAACACCCGGTTGCCGGTGTTGGCGTCGGCAGTTTCCATACGCTCGTGCACGATTTCGCCAAGGCCGCGAGCGGCAAGGACATCGTCCCGGACAACGCGCAGAGCTGGTATCGCCACCACCTGGCTGAACTCGGGTTGCTCGGCAGCCTGCCGTGGCTCGCGTGGTGCGTGGTGTTCGCGTTCACGCTGTTCTCGCCAGCCACCGGCACCGGCGATCGATTCTCGGTCGGTGTGCTCCGCGGCGCGCTGGTCGCCTTCGGCGCCATTTCGTTGCTGGGCATGCCGGGCCAGTCCCTGCCGGTGGTGCTGACGTTCTGGACGTTCGCATTCTGGTTCGCCTGCATCAAGGGCGTGCCGTCATCGCCGTCAACGCCGTGGTCCACCGTTGGCTGGAGTGCCGCGCTGGTGGTCGTGATCCTCCACGCCGCCGTCACCTTTGCCGACGCGCGCGGCGACCTGCGGCCGCGAAATCGCTCGATGCGCTTCGGATGGGAGTATCAGTACGGCCTGGGCAACGTCGAGTTCGGTGCCGACGGCAAGCCGGAACGCCGGACCTCGCGGGACTACCGGTCGCTGGCGGTGAATCCGGTCCAGGGGAAGGTGTTGAAGTTCGTCGCGTGGATCGATCATCCCGACGGCGACGAGCACCCGGTGCACGTTCGGGTGTGGGCCGATTCACGGCTGGTACAAGAAACCGACTTGAAGCGCAGCGCGGCGATCTTCCTGGACATCCCGGCCACGCCTGGCCGCACGCACATGGTGATCGAGACCGAGATCAGCCGCTTGTGGCGGCCGAAGGATCTTGGCCGGAACGATCCGCGCACGCTTGGGCTGTCGATCCGCGATTGGGTGTGGGAATAA
- the rlmD gene encoding 23S rRNA (uracil(1939)-C(5))-methyltransferase RlmD, producing the protein MQCQHFGVCGGCTLPGVEYAEQLVQKQARLARLLGMPVPPLLPSPREDRFRTKVAFVFGPEGQGRGLVMGHYARGSKQIIRINECPVHSDRGNRIAFALRDRLIRARIYGAGAQRNGLVRHIIVRTTEDDRQAVAMLVVTKNDKALRTPIRGLLASPDRPDGFFVNIHDKPGPYMVGPETIRIDGHSHVKQDGILETSFLVSPTAFFQTNIGVAREIVKLVIEGVGSSPHILDLYSGSGLFALPLAKAGARVTAVEENRQATKDAEANIRLNRIPDGRVRLMTSSVEDALPRVGRDPWDAVILDPPRQGCPPEVLAAVFEGIVPARAVYVSCNPEALAAELPVILKAGYRVTRIQAVDMFPHTDHIETVVALARG; encoded by the coding sequence ATGCAGTGCCAACATTTCGGCGTTTGCGGGGGCTGCACGCTGCCGGGCGTCGAGTACGCCGAGCAGCTGGTCCAGAAACAGGCGCGGCTGGCGCGCCTGCTGGGCATGCCCGTGCCGCCGCTGCTGCCGTCGCCGCGCGAAGACCGGTTCCGCACCAAGGTGGCGTTCGTGTTCGGTCCGGAAGGGCAGGGCCGCGGCCTGGTGATGGGCCATTACGCCCGCGGCTCGAAGCAGATCATCCGCATCAACGAATGCCCGGTCCACAGCGATCGCGGCAACCGCATCGCGTTCGCGCTGCGCGATAGGCTCATCCGCGCCCGCATCTACGGCGCCGGCGCCCAGCGCAACGGCCTCGTCCGCCACATCATCGTCCGCACCACCGAGGACGATCGCCAGGCGGTAGCCATGCTGGTGGTGACGAAGAACGACAAGGCGCTGCGCACGCCCATCCGCGGGCTGCTCGCATCGCCGGATCGCCCGGACGGCTTCTTCGTCAACATCCACGACAAGCCGGGCCCCTACATGGTCGGGCCGGAGACGATCCGCATCGACGGGCACAGCCACGTCAAGCAGGACGGGATCCTGGAGACCTCGTTCCTGGTGTCGCCAACGGCGTTCTTTCAAACCAACATCGGCGTGGCCCGCGAGATCGTCAAGCTGGTGATCGAAGGGGTCGGTTCGTCGCCACACATCCTCGACCTTTATAGCGGCAGCGGCTTGTTTGCCTTGCCGCTGGCGAAGGCCGGCGCCCGCGTCACCGCGGTGGAAGAGAACCGGCAGGCCACCAAGGACGCGGAAGCCAACATTCGCCTCAACCGCATTCCCGACGGCCGGGTCCGGTTGATGACCTCGTCGGTGGAAGACGCGCTGCCGCGCGTCGGCCGCGACCCGTGGGACGCCGTCATCCTCGATCCGCCGCGCCAGGGGTGCCCGCCGGAGGTGCTGGCCGCCGTGTTCGAAGGGATCGTGCCGGCTCGCGCGGTCTACGTGTCCTGCAACCCGGAGGCGCTGGCGGCGGAATTGCCGGTTATCCTCAAGGCCGGTTACCGCGTGACGCGCATCCAGGCCGTTGACATGTTCCCCCACACCGACCACATTGAAACCGTGGTGGCCCTCGCGCGCGGATGA
- a CDS encoding FKBP-type peptidyl-prolyl cis-trans isomerase, translating into MKKLTFASLLLCVTIACGGSTPKSETTEGAPMAETGITQLQIVDTKTGTGDEARPGRVVRVHYTGWLYDTSKADKKGSKFDSSKDRNDPFEFPLGGGQVIPGWDQGFAGMKVGGSRVLTIPPDMGYGARGAGGVIPPNATLLFEVELLEVK; encoded by the coding sequence ATGAAGAAACTCACGTTCGCGTCGCTGCTCTTGTGCGTCACCATTGCGTGCGGCGGCTCCACTCCGAAATCCGAGACCACTGAAGGGGCACCCATGGCTGAGACCGGCATCACGCAACTGCAGATCGTTGACACCAAGACCGGCACCGGCGACGAGGCGCGGCCCGGCCGCGTGGTCCGCGTGCACTACACCGGCTGGCTCTACGACACCTCGAAGGCCGACAAGAAGGGCAGCAAGTTCGACAGCTCGAAGGACCGCAACGATCCGTTCGAGTTCCCGCTCGGCGGCGGCCAGGTCATCCCGGGATGGGACCAGGGCTTCGCCGGCATGAAGGTGGGCGGCTCGCGCGTGCTGACGATCCCGCCCGACATGGGCTACGGCGCGCGCGGCGCCGGCGGCGTGATTCCGCCCAACGCGACTCTGCTGTTCGAAGTCGAACTTCTGGAAGTGAAATAG